CTACAAATACAGTCGTCTTACTGGAGTCAttcggggcacgccaccgcaacgatgcaggtcacgagaatgccctttttcatgcaggttGGTTATTTACCTGATTCAACTTGCATCCTCTCTGATAATGCATTTTTGCTAGTGGTGTCGTGCCCAATCGACCCTACGCATTGCTTTCGAAGAATACTGTGCATATCATGTTACCATTGTATCAACGCATATGTCACTTGCCTTCTGTTAGAGTTGGCTGGGGACGTCGAACTGAATCCCGGACCCACAGTGGATAGTAACCCTCAACCGTCACTCGAATCAATTGCTCTGGCCATAATCCGCATTGAACTCTCCCAAACTACTGTGTTAAGTGAACTAGCGCTGATTCGCGCCGCTCAGTAAAAGTTGAGGATTCGATTTCCAGCATTTCTTCCCGAGttgatgccctagaaaaagtCGCTGAAACAAATCAGTTAGGCGGCTCAGGCTCTGTAGCCGATTCAGATGTGGCTAAACTTTCCTCAGATATTAAGCTACTTTCGGACAAATGTGACGACGCCGAGAATAGCCTCCGCTGGTCAAATTCGCTGTTCTTCGGAATAGAAGATGAACAAGAGGAAACGTGGTCACAATCAGAATCGCGCATCATTTAATTCTGCTCCCAGAAACTCTATATCGCAATTGATAGGcaagatattgagcgcgctcACAGACTTGGTCGTTTCCAGTCGGGAAAGAACCGCCCTATCATAGTCAATTTCACGAGATTTAAAGACAAAGCGCGAATCCTTTCCACCAGCACGGTGCTTAAAGACACGTCGTTCAGATTCCGAGAACACTACTCTGCACGTGTACGCTTGGCAAGGAAAAACCTTTTTTCATATGGTCTGCAGAGTTCTAACTCATTCATAATCCGCTTTGATAAGATAATTATGAACAAAAAACAGTTTGTGTATGATGCTGGAACCGACTCCGTAACCGAACAAACTTCATAGCACTCACTGCCGTCGCGAAGCTGTTGATTCGCCAACCTTTGCAAACTTCTGAGCGCGCCACCCCTGCCTCAAGGGACAAATCAGTATCAGTTTTACTAACGAATATCCGAAGCTACTTCTCAAAGAAAGACACCGTTGAAGCTATTTTGGATGACAACAGCACCGATATCGCGATccttaccgaaacatggctcgcCCCTGATATGCAGAATGAAGAGCTATTGCAAAAAGAGCATTCTTTCGATTTTTTTTCGGCGTGATAGACCTGGGCGCAGGGGCGGCGGCATGATGGTCCTCGTTAAGCGTACTTTGGTTTCTTCTGCTGTTGAAATCTCTAGCAATAGCAAAATTGTTTGTGTGAACGTTTCACTTGGTCATCGCACTAATATTATCATTGCCTGCTACCGAGCTCCTGATCCTGATCACTCTTTCATTGAAGACTTAGGTACCATTCTTTTTCACATGAAAAACCAGTTTCCCTCCGGGAACCATATAGTttgcggtgattttaactttccagacATCGATTGGGAGAACCTAAGTGCAGACTCACGCCATTCCAGAAATTTTTTTTGATCTTATTCTCTCGTTTAACCTCTCTCAACTAGTCAGTCTTCCAACTCGTGGTAGTAACACCCTAGATCTTGCTCTTGTCTCAAACCCAGATTTAATCCAGTCATTGTCATCCTGCGATGGTCTTAGCGATCACAACACAGTGCTGTTGAACCTATCAATTTCAATTCCTCCCCGACAACGTTCAGTAAAATACATTCGTGATTACAGCAAAGCCGATTTTTCCAAAATCAATGATGAACTGGCTGAATTTCTTCCCCTCTTTGCAGAGTCTGCTCCTAATAGGTCTATTGATGATGACTGGCGTTCGTATAAAGAAACAATTATCTCTCTAATTGACTCATATGTACCCCTTGTCTGCATTCGTGGTGATGCCGGCAAACCATGGTTTACAAATTCCTTAAGAAAATTatgtaacaagaaaaaacggttattcagggcagctaagAGCTCAAACTCAGCTATGGGAAAAGTACTTAAGCTGTCTGCATAATTATACCAGGTTGCTCTGGAGCACCAAACAAATTTtacaaggaagaagaagaagaagaagaagaagaagaagtttattcacatcacattacatgatgcaggaagcctgcagaaaaagctgccagaagccagcttgacagggccgcaggcccccttTCATTGGCAGTTTGCGGAATGTCGTAAAAAAAGTTTATACACAGCATATTTTATCACAacatgtaaaaagaaaaaaagtgaaaaatacaacATATTACAAGAAAAACGCTAAAACATATATACTGTTACCACATTTCAGTGTAACACGTGCTCACATTTTTAATACATTGATGGGGAAATATTATAGACACAAAATCTCGTTTTACTTTGTTTTGAAAAGATCGCGCAGTGCTTTGAAAGTTATATTGTCGAGTTGGATATTTTtagcttgcaaactgtttagtaaTCGGGGTAACTTGTTTTGCAGCATTTGTAGACCGCATGTAGTTCTGCTTGTGTTAACCTTCCATGGTTCAAAATGACGCGTCTGGTATGAATCTACATTCTTTTCTAGCTGAGCTATGTTCTTAGTAGTACAATTGTTACATTTAGTTTCTTGTTTGAACAACTTGGAAAGCCGGTAGTCATAGGATTTTCTTACTGGAATTAcattgtattttttaaataattcATGTGTGTGGTAGTGCATTGGTACGTTTTCGACAGCTCTTAAAAACTTTTTTGGAGAATGAGCACTCTGTCTATATTAGATTTAGTAGTCCATGCCCACACCAAGTGACAATAATTAAGTCTAGGGGAGAAAAGACCATTATAAATCAGCATCAGAATGTGGCGAGGGAATACATGGCGATTTCGCGAAACAATGCCTACTATTTGTGATAGTTTTTTTGTAATATAATCTATGTGGGCATCCCATGACATTGTGTTTTGAAAAATGACACCCAGAGTTTTAAAACTAGACACAATCTCTACAGGAGTTGACCGTAGTGTAATTGTGTTTTGTGTGTCTATGTTTTTGTTCCTAGTATGATACAAAACTGCTTTAGGTTTATCAGCATTAATCTTCAAGCTATTTGTTTGGGTCCATTCATCAAGCTTTGCAAGCGCTACATTTGCTGCAGCTATTAGCTGATCACTTGATTCTCCTGTGAAAAACACGCTTGTATCATCCGCATAATTCACAAAAGTAGCGGATGGAGCGATACCGTAAACATCGTTCACGTACAAATTGAACAAAAAGGGGCCCAGgatgctgccttgcggcacaccctgGGAAACATGAAGTGCATCTGATAAAGAATCACCAATGGCTACAATTTGGGTACGATGTTTAAGGTAGGATTCCATAAGAACACCGGCCTTTCCGCGAATGCCATAATGTTCTAACTTCCTAATAAGTATTGCGTGGCTGATagtgtcgaatgctttcgagaagtcaacGTAAAGGCCCAAGACTAGCTTACCTTTCTCCAAACCGCTTAAAATGTGTTCTTTCTGCGTCAAGAGGGCAAGTTCAGTGCTAAATCCTTTGCGGAAACCGAACTGGCTACTAGCTAGcaatttgtgtttttcttgaaatGCTGTCAATCGGTTTAAAATAGCTTTTTCAAAGACTTTGGAAAAGACCGGGAGAATTGATATGGGCCGATAATTTCCCATATcatttttgtcacctttcttaTATAGCACGCTTACTCGAGCGACCTGCATTTTGGGCGGAAATATGGCCTGCTGAAAGCATAAATTAAGTACATGCATTAGGCATGGAGCAAGAAAATGTGCAACGTGTTTGATTGGTTTTACCTGAATTCCATCTACGTCTTTGGCACTGCTATTTCTTAAATTCAGAATTATGCTTGCAATTTCTGTTTGACTTACTGGAGTCAGAAACACCGAGTTATCATTACGCGGAAAGTTTGCTAGGTCATTTGAGCAAATGGCGGTGTTACCTTGAACAAAATGTTGGTTGAATGCGTTCGCGAGGGTTTCTCCTGTTAACTCAGCATCATGTCTTTTTATCTTACACACTTTTTCAGTTCCTATCTTGTAATTTAGCATCGAGTTCAGTCTACGCCAAACTGCATCCATTTGTCCTGCTGCAGGCATAAATACATCGTCTAAATATTCACGTCTGGCTTTTTTTATATCTTTATCTAGATGATTACGGAAAGCTTTAAATTCTAGTAGTATTTTTTTGTCTTTGCTTTTGACAAATTGGTGGTACAAGTTATTCTTTTTTCTAATCCTCGCGGAAAGTTCTGCGTTAACCCATGGTTTTCGGATTTTTCTGCCGTTCTTCCTTGCTACTAAAGGAAAACTCTTCTCATAGATTGGTTTCAGTATTTTCATGAATGTGTCATAAGCAACGTTCGCGTCTTCGCTACCAAAAACTTGATCCCACGAAGTGCGTGAAACATTGCTATAAAACTTGGAAAGGTTGCAATGTGTCATATGTTGAACGAAATATGCATGTCGTGCTTTATTTTTGCTGAACTGACTTTTGGCGCACAAAAATATAGGCAAGTGATCCCTGAGATCTGACGTAAGTACACCCGCTTTGATTCTACATGCGTCAATATTAGTAAGGAACACATCAATTAATGAGGATGAACTTTCTGTCACTCTCGTCGGCATATCAATAGTGTTCCTAATACCATGCGTGTTCAACAAAACAGAAAAGTTGGTTTGCAAAGAAGCATTCGTCATATTTATGTTAATATCACCACCAAATATAATACTATAACGATTAATATCAACAAAGGAGAACAGCGTTTCTAAGTAGTCAAAGAAAGGCGCCATCTTTCTATGTGGAGGACGGTAACAAACTACCAACAAATTGTTGTGAACAAGAACAGATACAATTTCATAATCATCTGTAACGATAGAAAAAGTTTCAAGCAGTTCATATTCGTACATTTTGTTTATCAAAATGCAAATTCCGCCACCCCTTCCAGAGGAGCGATTTAAGTAACAAGATTTATACCCAGCAAGTTTATAAACATTGGTGCTGTCCGTTGACCATGTCTCAGTTAGCAATACACAATCTAGTGACTCATTTAGCTCATCAAGAAGTAAATCCAGACctaatttttttatatttgatTGATCTTATGTTCAGATGAAAGCATTTAAATGACTGCAAAAACGGTTTCTCTATGTGTTTCTGGAAGTCGTGCGGCAAAACGTAGGACGCCATATTCATGGGTCATCCGCCTTTAGGCAAGCTTCTCCTGGTCGCAACGTTCGCTACCAATTCGGCATTCAGTCCATCAGCCTTTCGTACCAGAACTCGGCTATTGCTATGCCACACGTATTTGTATTTCTTAACTTTTGCCCAGTTCTTAGCCTCGAACAACAGTGCACGGGTTCTTTTCGTTAGGTTTTCTAGCAAGAAGATATTTCCGTCTGCTTCTTGCAGTTTCTTTCTGTTTTGCCACCACGCGTCCCTGTCAGCTTGCCTTGCGAAACGACAAATTATGCCTGGGATCTTATCTTTTTTTGCTGGCAGACGGTGAACTGCCACTACATCATTCTCTGAGAGTGCAGGAAGTTTAATTTGGGCAGTCAGTGCATTTATCTTATCCAACAGGTTTTCTTTATCAGTTTCTTGGATGCCATGAAATTCTAGGTTGAGGCGGCGGCTCCTCCATTCAAGGTCATCAATGTCATCTTTCAGTTGAGTGACATCATCATTCTGTGTTTCGACCTTTTCCACCCTCTTCCTTAGTTCTTTCACCTCGCGCTCGTTCCGCTCTGTGCGTGAAAGCAAATCATCGTACtggtcgcttaacagctgcaatgAGTCTTCGATACCGTCAATCGTTTCTTTAAGAGGCAGCAGTTGGTCAAGCTTATCACTAATTGCCATCATCCAGATCCTCAGATCCGCGCTATCATCACTGGCGAGTTTTGCAACCTGCGTAGCCGGCGTGCGTACTTTCGAGCGCCTACAAAAGATGCAGCGCCAGGCTTTACGGTATTCATCTCCCTCTGTTTTGAGCGTAGCATCGGTAATTCCGGCGCATTTCCCAGTGTGGTATCTGTGACCACACTCACTGCAGTCAATAGTGCCATCTGACGAGGTGCAATCTACAGAACACACAGAGCACTGCAAATGTGGGGGCATTGTCACAAAACGTCACaccttggcagcagcagcagcgattgAAATGATCCTTAAAACATTGATATGTGGACCTGACTTCCACTAACCTGCAAGATCACAATGAAGATGTGGCTTGAGATGCTGCTCGCTCGtcggtgccgctgctgccaatgcgatcGGCCAGTCCAGTCTCGCTGTATTTGTAGCCTTCCGTCGATGTCAGCGCTCAATAACTCAAATAACTCAAATAACTCAAAAAAGTTCTGCTCTTTGTTAACTCCCAACCATAGCGGGTCACATAATATCACTTTATTAGATCCCGACGGCTCTCACGTTCTAAAGGAGCTCCGTTCAGACGTAATGAACGAGTACTTCTCGTCGGTTTTCACACAGGAACCGGTTACAAATATTCCTTTAGCGCCCAGCTTAAATTTTCCTCAAATGGCGCCAATTGATCTCTCTGTTGATGGAATAAGTAAATTAATAGATAACTTAAAGGTTCAAGTGCCCCTGGGCCCGACAACATATCTGCCAAAATTCTTAAAGGTACCAAGCTAATATCCAGCCGTATCCTACAAATAATTTTCACGCAGTCTATTTCCAGTGGCCAAATCACGTCCGAGTGGAAGCTAAGCAGAGTTGCACCCACCTTTAAGGCAGAAACCGCTCCGATCCGTCCAATTATCGGCATATCTCGCTAACGTGCATTGTATGCAAGCTCATCGAACATATAATTTACTCTCACATTGCAACGCACCTAGATAATAattcctttttcttctctaaacAACACGGATTTCGTTCTGGTTATTCATGTGAAACTCAGCTTTTCGAATTACGACTGAATTCCACTCAATCCTAGACTCGTCCCTTCAAACAGACATAATTTACCTcgatttttctaaggcttttgaccgcGTTCGCCACCAGCGCCTCATGACTAAACTTTTCTGCCTGTCTCTGGACCCGCTATTATTATCATGGATTTACtgctttttaactaatcgttcgcaatacaccgtcattgatagtcatccttccgccgctacaaatgttacctctggagtccctcagggatcagttcttggcccgcttctgtttttaatctttattaatgaccttcccgttggaatttcgtcatccattcgtctgttcgcagatgattgtgttctCTACCGTCATATTTGTTCTAATAGTGATCAGTCTCTGCTGCAGGATGACTTAAacttaatccaaaactggtgctctacctggctcatgaagttgaatgtggctaaatgtaagtttatgcacgtgtcccggaaATGATCTAACTTGCCCTACTCATATTCGCTAAACTCGACCGTGCTATCGCAAGTTGAATCTTCCAGGTACCTTGGCATCGAAATAAGTAATCTGAactggtcaaagcacatcaagtcacttgctgcacgcgtttccaaattactaggcttcattagacgatctctcacattttctccgcccacggttagactaatcgcatatgaaacatttatccgtaccaaacttgaatatgcatcgactatttggaacccccgtcaagaatacctaatccaggcgttagaagcagtccaaagccgagctgctcgtttcataacatccaaatatgattctcggctgagcgttactAATAACAAGTCTTCCATTGGTCTAACCCCCCTGTCATCACggcgtaagatagcaagactttgcCTATTTCAAAAACTTTACTATAATTTTCCTcaattacgtgagagccttattgtgccccccccccccccctgagatccccgacgtttgtttaattgcaacacTGTTCAGCGTGTTCATGGTAGCACTAAAGCTTTCAATAATTcatttttgccaactgttatatccgagtggaatgTGCTCCCTGACGTatagtcaatgaaaccaactcagtaaaatttaaacacttattgactgcttatttctctcctcaattcctgtagaatgccttttatttacctatttattgtaTTGGTAATTTCAATGCATTTACTGTGTTTATTTGGGCTtgcatttatatttgtgttctatctttgtgacccgttattaccatttgttccccctccccttatgtaatgccccattggggcctttaagagaaaataaatgatgatgatgatgatgatgatgatatgtgtataaggaatgttgataggAAATGGGGAAAACGaaatagaaaattgacaagcaaatatctggacagcagtagttGGGCAAATCaccatttatcggttaagaaaaaggttaaagaaatagagagagcttctatggaaaacagggatgctgacgaaatcagcactgggaacacacaggatctttaagcaggaaattgcgaaGGAAATATCTTTGATAATTTTACgagaatctctttgttgtttgaggccaggacgggagttttgcgaactaagacatatagagtgaggtaccacgagatagataTGTTgagcgttgcgtgcggagagaaaggggaaacggctgaacacttgatacttttctgtaaagggcttcaccctacagtgaaaatcagcggggctgatttatccaaggcattggggtttaaggacagtgaaaggaaagtagattttaagcgggtagaagtaaccaagtaaAGGTTTtcttattggtggctaaaatcaagacaagagtaaaatttcataagtcaaggctagatggcttgagccaccgcccgatttaaagagttcagccATATTCATCCATTCATGCATCCATCcctccaaccatccatccattcatacGTTGTCACAAGTGACCTGTGCATTCTACTGTAGGTGAATgtagagagatggacgtccatctcgaacagcatgcaaacaaaaaattctgtgtgaagcttgcaaagacagccacacagacgtatgagctccttcgtgacgcttacggcaacgcgacattatcgcgggcgcgagtttttgagtggcacaagaggttcgtttcggggagaacgtcggtggaagacgacacaaggcaggggcgctcTTCAACCCCACGGAATGAAAAGAACGTGGCTCGgaccagggaaatcgtacagctgGACCGCACCATTAAAGCCCGCGTGCTATCAGATTCTCTCGACATTactaagacaacatgccaccaaatctTTCGTGAGTGCTTggagaaacgaaagctgaatgccagacttgggccgcactccctcacacagtgCCAGAAGGACACGCagacatcagtgagcgctgatttgcctTCCAAGGCAGAGAActatgctgcattcgtcgacagcatcattgctgaaggcgAAACATGGTGTGTTTAATACTATCCTCACACAAAGAGACAGAGCACCGAATttcggtccacaagctctccggcgtcgagaaaggtgcggtggcggaagaccaaaacaaagatggtgccgatagttttttttttcaagccagaggtgtcataagtcacgagttcatcccacaagggcgacagtgaatcaggagttttatatccgcgtgctccaacacaagcGTGATGCACTTCGACGCCGTCGctctgacttatgggcatctagACAATGGATCCttttccacgataacgcaaggctgtacactgctctcagcgtgacaaaatttctcgccgagCCCAGCACTACTGTACTTCTCtctccgccatactcgcctgacctctccccatgcgatttttcctgtttcctcgtatGAAGAgggccctaaaaggtcgctggatggggagcgtggaagcTATTCTAgacaccacgacaaaggagctgacagccctgtcaaaagaagcgttttccaacagTTTCCAAGACCTCCAGAAGCGTTTCCAGCTGTGTATATGCTGCAAGGGAGACTGCGCagatgatttcaatgttaaacgcaattttttaatgaactcagtctcggaactctACGGAAAAAGGTGTAGAATGTTCAGTGTGATGGCCGTCAGTGCATCATAAAAATCACCTTTCACAGTCGCAACTGTTTGCCTGATATTCTTTCATTGTCCTCACATTCTGTCTCATTTAGCAATTATAATCTGCATGGTACAGCAAAGTAATTTCAGCAAAGGCCAATCTTTGATACTCCCTATTCTGCAAATTATAACTAATGTCTTTTTTCCACAACAAACACTTATTAAGAACAACACAAATGAAGGGCTCCTACTTACAGCTGTCAAGTTTTTCGTGATGTCAACAATGGAGTCTGTCAAATTGCTTATCTCTTCTTGGCTGGCATCAGGGATCATGAGTTTAATTGCATCTTGAATGACGCGTTTATCATCTTTAAGTCTGCGGACACTGTATTTGTATGAATTGTCTTCATAAATCTGGAATATTCAATGTCATCTCGTAAGTGTTTTGCAATCGTATATAAAAAAGAATGTTAGAAATCAAAGCTATTAAATCAAGAATTGTAGCGTTTTCAATGTATTTATTATCATCATGATCAGCTAAGGTTAGACCAAAACGTGGGAAAAGgtttcttctaatgatgttcaATTCACTTTGTAGTGTTAGTTTACTTAGAAAGCTAGTGAGCTAACATCGTTACGCAAGTTTCAGTCGGCAAGGCAGCCAATGTGATATCCACTTTTCTCTAGTGCACTTAAAGCAGCCCATTCACTTGTAACGCTCTAATGATGTAGATAACTACCTCAGTTGCTTTGGAATATTCAGTAGATAAAAACTGAGTTTATTCCTGTATACCACCTGCAATTTTCTATGCACTTTTATAGTAGGAGTAACATAGAAATTCAGTAACTTACTATTAATATTTTCTTCTTCGAACGTGTTCTGATGGCAACGTCAAATAGTGGAAAAGGGCCAAGATGACTGAGCAGTTCCTTGATGTTTGAGCAGTTTGCATCTTCGGTCGAGTTCGGAAGAAGGGGCCATTGGGGAAATCCAGCATTTTCGAGCACTTGGGAGAATCCATCACGTTGGTTGGTCTCGTTTGGGAATGCTAAAAAGGAGCATAAATTAATAAATCAGCAATCAGTTTGTAGGAATAGGGCCACGATTTCTTATTCAGACAACATTCTGCTGGTACCTTATATTTTCGAGGATCCCATAACCAAGCATAACGTAATTGTTCATGATTGGCTCTTTTATGTCATCAGCGCACAAAAGTTTCTGCCATTAAGCACTACTGTTATGATTACAGCATAActtaagcaagaaaaacaatttctCATAGATTACCACTGCCTCATCGCTCAGCCGCACTACGTTCACTGACCCAAGATGATGGTTAT
The genomic region above belongs to Amblyomma americanum isolate KBUSLIRL-KWMA chromosome 9, ASM5285725v1, whole genome shotgun sequence and contains:
- the LOC144105107 gene encoding uncharacterized protein LOC144105107, with the translated sequence MMAISDKLDQLLPLKETIDGIEDSLQLLSDQYDDLLSRTERNEREVKELRKRVEKVETQNDDVTQLKDDIDDLEWRSRRLNLEFHGIQETDKENLLDKINALTAQIKLPALSENDVVAVHRLPAKKDKIPGIICRFARQADRDAWWQNRKKLQEADGNIFLLENLTKRTRALLFEAKNWAKVKKYKYVWHSNSRVLVRKADGLNAELVANVATRRSLPKGG